A single window of Coffea eugenioides isolate CCC68of chromosome 7, Ceug_1.0, whole genome shotgun sequence DNA harbors:
- the LOC113778818 gene encoding RNA demethylase ALKBH9B, producing the protein MANHHNHQQQQPRTRKDDPFLLKYNADDLRIASEFLSNWLPFLSRGLCRRCTQTLSDLVRSLDPGAEENPVVLTLKNMDISGCDKNNCDTTSLGNWKDDVDVNEIADTNSLGSWKDGVDGSSEPVAEMESEASTIETSSSYPALFEAPREKMSWADMAQEDELEAEEENEVTSRQVGHANGVAEENLTVQEVKQKTQLSREQREYIRFTNVKRKKDFMCLERVKGKPVNILDGLELHTGVFSAAEQKRIVDYVEVLQEMGKKGELKARTFTAPQKWMRGKGRVTMQFGCCYNYAVDKNGNPPGILKNEVVDPLPDLFKVMIKRLIRWHVLPPSCVPDSCIVNIYDEGDCIPPHIDNHDFVRPFCTVSFLSECSIVFGSDLKIIGPGEFSGSAAIPLPVGSVFVLNGNGADIAKHCVPAVPSKRISITFRKMDELKRPIGYVPEPDLQGLQPLTYGVDRPKKLTSPKPRGFGKKLVVRRDEGDENSSEAKGSIERGSNVRQSNRTRQGFVNRRNVKLYLEN; encoded by the exons ATGGCGAACCACCACAACCACCAACAGCAGCAGCCGCGAACTCGGAAGGACGACCCGTTTTTACTCAAATACAACGCCGATGACCTCCGAATCGCCTCCGAATTCCTCTCCAATTGGCTGCCTTTTCTCTCCCGAGGGCTTTGCCGTCGCTGCACACAAACCCTCTCCGATCTCGTTCGATCCCTTGATCCCG GGGCCGAAGAGAACCCAGTAGTTTTGACTCTGAAAAATATGGACATTAGTGGATGTGACAAAAACAACTGTGACACTACCTCACTTGGAAATTGGAAGGATGATGTAGATGTGAATGAGATTGCTGATACAAATTCATTAGGGTCCTGGAAAGATGGTGTAGATGGGTCATCAGAGCCTGTTGCTGAGATGGAGTCTGAGGCCTCCACAATTGAAACATCAAGCTCATATCCTGCACTTTTTGAAGCTCCTAGGGAGAAAATGTCGTGGGCTGATATGGCTCAGGAGGATGAGCTTGAGGCAGAGGAAGAGAATGAAGTCACTAGTAGGCAGGTTGGCCATGCGAATGGTGTTGCCGAGGAGAATTTAACAGTCCAGGAAGTTAAGCAAAAGACACAGTTGTCAAGGGAGCAAAGAGAGTACATTCGATTTACTAATgtgaaaagaaagaaggatttTATGTGTTTGGAGAGAGTTAAAGGCAAACCTGTTAATATACTTGACGGCCTTGAGCTACATACCGGTGTCTTTAGTGCTGCAGAGCAGAAGAGGATAGTTGATTATGTGGAAGTGCTTCAGGAGATGGGAAAGAAAGGCGAATTAAAAG CACGCACTTTTACTGCACCACAGAAGTGGATGAGGGGCAAAGGTCGTGTTACTATGCAGTTTGGTTGCTGCTATAATTATGCAGTG GATAAAAATGGTAATCCTCCGGGTATCCTCAAGAATGAAGTCGTCGATCCTCTTCCTGACCTCTTTAAGGTCATGATTAAAAGGCTAATCAGGTGGCATGTCCTCCCGCCATCTTGTGTTCCAGACAGCTGCATTGTCAATATCTATGATGAGGGGGACTGTATACCCCCTCATATCGACAATCATGATTTTGTTCGCCCATTCTGTACTGTGTCATTCCTTAGCGAGTGCAGTATTGTATTTGGATCAGATTTGAAAATCATTGGTCCAGGCGAGTTTTCTGGTTCTGCAGCCATCCCGTTGCCTGTTGG ATCTGTTTTTGTGTTAAATGGGAATGGAGCTGATATAGCTAAGCATTGTGTCCCAGCTGTTCCCAGCAAAAG GATATCGATTACATTCAGGAAAATGGATGAATTAAAACGGCCAATAGGTTATGTTCCTGAACCTGATTTGCAAGGTCTACAGCCACTGACTTACGGAGTAGATAGGCCAAAGAAATTGACTTCTCCAAAACCAAGGGGATTTGGGAAAAAGCTGGTAGTCAGAAGAGATGAGGGAGATGAAAACAGCAGTGAAGCAAAAGGATCAATAGAGAGGGGTTCAAATGTACGTCAGTCAAATCGAACTCGACAAGGTTTTGTAAATAGGCGAAACGTAAAGCTGTATTTGGAAAATTAA
- the LOC113778819 gene encoding E3 SUMO-protein ligase RanBP2, which yields MSGGGGDGGSGGREGDWDCSGCGNRNYAFRCFCNRCKQPRLLVDNKTPADSKWLPRIGDWICTGCTNNNYASREKCKKCGQPKEIAAMPAMAIPGASVPTYPNYFARAQGGLDQRINNGLLGNGSLQQSLPLSSNWPFAGADKFGLQPAATWPVNGMNTSGVLHASQANQLVSAPKSWRSGDWICSCGFHNYSSRAQCKKCNTPMPEAARSSFVSTAITAHGTKRVASEELVHEWDSKRLNAGQPAYSGPESVVGPSGSQPSLIYSTFPSASSALGPNLRFNLQVPHVPAAPTLLGKGAKQWRDGDWMCNNCNNHNYASRSECNRCKKQREVLLQQVGVA from the exons ATGAGTGGCGGCGGCGGCGATGGAGGAAGTGGAGGACGAGAAGGCGATTGGGACTGCAGCGGTTGTGGCAACCGCAATTACGCTTTCAGATGCTTCTGCAACAGATGCAAGCAGCCGAGGCTCCTGGTTGACAATAAAACCCCAGCCGATTCCAAATGGCTCCCCCGCATCGGTGATTGGATCTGCACCG GTTGCACTAACAACAATTATGCATCAAGAGAAAAGTGCAAAAAATGCGGGCAACCAAAGGAGATAGCAGCGATGCCAGCTATGGCAATCCCTGGAGCTTCTGTCCCAACTTATCCAAATTATTTTGCCAGGGCACAAGGAGGACTCGATCAAAGGATAAACAACGGATTGTTGGGGAATGGATCTCTCCAGCAGTCACTGCCTTTGAGCTCTAACTGGCCTTTTGCTGGGGCTGATAAATTTGGTCTTCAACCAGCTGCTACTTGGCCAGTGAATGGGATGAATACTTCTGGTGTTCTGCATGCTAGCCAAGCTAATCAACTAGTTTCTGCTCCAAAAAGCTGGCGCAGTGGTGACTGGATCTGCAGCTGTGGCTTTCACAACTATTCTTCTCGTGCACAG TGCAAAAAATGCAACACTCCAATGCCAGAAGCTGCACGTTCTTCTTTTGTCAGTACGGCAATTACAG CTCATGGAACAAAAAGAGTAGCTTCTGAAGAACTTGTTCACGAATGGGATAGCAAGAGACTGAACGCTGGACAG CCTGCATATTCAGGACCTGAATCTGTTGTCGGTCCTAGTGGCAGTCAACCATCTCTCATTTACTCGACCTTTCCAAGTGCAAGTTCAGCTTTGGGTCCAAATTTGCGATTTAATCTGCAGGTACCGCATGTACCAGCAGCTCCTACTCTTCTTGGCAAAGG GGCAAAACAATGGCGTGATGGGGATTGGATGTGCAATAATTGCAACAATCACAACTACGCATCTCGATCAGAATGTAACAG GTGCAAGAAGCAGAGAGAGGTGCTTCTTCAGCAAGTTGGTGTTGCGTAG
- the LOC113778820 gene encoding uncharacterized protein LOC113778820 isoform X2 → MLSPPRPLNAIPASISLASSQRQHVQFLTLGPIKSSSDDINGETGSNEPNASTPIQQPIKPPDTVEIRFRRGSRRRRRNQQQDGASMKAETAAHPKDWESMTLTEKVVELYMGEKGLPPLKEERSGGCSRKMTYHSTRSSLVLEVCFSRYGGQTPKKRLRAKIQYA, encoded by the exons ATGCTATCTCCGCCAAGACCTTTGAATGCTATCCCAGCTTCAATTTCCCTGGCATCATCCCAACGCCAACATGTTCAATTCCTCACGCTTGGTCCCATTAAAAGCAGCAGCGACGACATCAACGGTGAAACCGGCAGCAACGAACCAAATGCGTCAACACCAATTCAGCAGCCCATAAAGCCTCCAGACACGGTGGAGATTCGGTTCCGAAGGGgttcaagaagaagaagaagaaatcaaCAGCAGGACGGCGCGTCCATGAAAGCAGAGACAGCAGCTCATCCCAAGGACTGGGAATCCATGACTCTGACCGAGAAGGTTGTAGAGCTCTATATGGGGGAGAAAG GTCTTCCTCCACTGAAGGAAGAGAGGAGTGGGGGTTGTAGTAGGAAGATGACATATCATAGCACAAGAAGCAGTTTAGTACTGGAAGTATGCTTCTCTAG GTATGGGGGTCAAACACCAAAGAAAAGATTAAGAGCCAAGATACAATATGCTTAA
- the LOC113778820 gene encoding uncharacterized protein LOC113778820 isoform X1: protein MLSPPRPLNAIPASISLASSQRQHVQFLTLGPIKSSSDDINGETGSNEPNASTPIQQPIKPPDTVEIRFRRGSRRRRRNQQQDGASMKAETAAHPKDWESMTLTEKVVELYMGEKAGLPPLKEERSGGCSRKMTYHSTRSSLVLEVCFSRYGGQTPKKRLRAKIQYA, encoded by the exons ATGCTATCTCCGCCAAGACCTTTGAATGCTATCCCAGCTTCAATTTCCCTGGCATCATCCCAACGCCAACATGTTCAATTCCTCACGCTTGGTCCCATTAAAAGCAGCAGCGACGACATCAACGGTGAAACCGGCAGCAACGAACCAAATGCGTCAACACCAATTCAGCAGCCCATAAAGCCTCCAGACACGGTGGAGATTCGGTTCCGAAGGGgttcaagaagaagaagaagaaatcaaCAGCAGGACGGCGCGTCCATGAAAGCAGAGACAGCAGCTCATCCCAAGGACTGGGAATCCATGACTCTGACCGAGAAGGTTGTAGAGCTCTATATGGGGGAGAAAG CAGGTCTTCCTCCACTGAAGGAAGAGAGGAGTGGGGGTTGTAGTAGGAAGATGACATATCATAGCACAAGAAGCAGTTTAGTACTGGAAGTATGCTTCTCTAG GTATGGGGGTCAAACACCAAAGAAAAGATTAAGAGCCAAGATACAATATGCTTAA